CATCTTCGAGCGGATCATCCGCGAGGAAGGGCTGCACCTGCTGGGCTGGCGCGACACGCCGGTCGACATCGAAGCCATCGGGCGCGTGGCGCGCGCCTCGCAGCCCTACATCGAGCAGATTTTCGTCGGGCGTCCCGGCGGCATGGATCAGGATGCCTTCGAGCGCAAGCTGTATGTGGTGCGCCGGCGCGTCGAGCGCGAAGTGGCCGCCTCGCACGATCTCGATCCGCGCGACAAGGCGTTCTTCTACGTCCCCTCGCTGTCCTCGCGCACGATCGTCTACAAGGGGCTGCTTCTTGCCCCGCAGATTCCGCGCTTTTTCGGCGATCTGGCCGATCCGGACTGCCTGAGCGCGTTCTGCATGGTGCATCAGCGGTTCTCGACCAACACGTTCCCGACCTGGCAGCTGGCGCATCCGTTCCGCTACATCTGCCACAACGGCGAGATCAATACGGTCCGCGGCAACGCGGCGTGGATGGCGGCGCGGCAGCCGATTCTCGAGTCGCCGCTGTTCGGCCCTGACATCAAGAAGCTGTTTCCGATCATCGGCCCCGGGCTGTCGGACTCGGCCACGCTGGACGCCGTGGTTGAGCTTTTGACTCTCTCCGGCCGCTCGCTGCCGCACGTGATGGCGATGCTGATCCCGGAGGCGTGGGACGCGGATCCCACGATGAGCCCGGAAAAGCGGGCCTTCTACGAATACCATGCCTCGCTGATGGAGCCCTGGGACGGCCCGGCGGCCGTGGCCTTCTGCGACGGCCGCATGATCGGCGCCACGCTGGACCGCAACGGCCTGCGCCCCGCGCGCTATCTGGTGACCCGGGACGGCCTGCTGATCATGGCCTCGGAAACCGGAGTGCTGCAGATCCCTCCCGAGGATGTCGCCTGCAAGGGAAGGCTTCAGCCCGGCCGCATGCTGCTGGTCGACATCGAACAGGGCCGCATCGTGCCCGATGAAGAGATCAAGAGCGCGCTGGCCTCGCGGCGGCCGTACGCGAAATGGATTGAAGAGCAGCAGATCAAGCTGGAGAATCTGCCCGAGCCGCCGCGCATCCATCTCGCCGACCACGACACCGTGCTGCTGCGGCAGCGCTGCTTCGGCTACACCGAAGAGGATCTGACGCGCATCCTCGTGCCGATGGCCGAGAAGGGCGAAGAGCCCGTCGGCTCGATGGGCACCGACACGCCGCTGGCCTGCCTGTCAGACCGCCCGCAGCCGCTGTTCCACTACTTCAAGCAGCTCTTCGCGCAGGTCACCAACCCGCCGATCGATCCGATCCGCGAAGAGCTGGTCATGTCGCTCACGTCCTATCTCGGCACGGAGCGCAACATCCTCGACGAAACCCCGCAGCACGCGCACACGCTGAAACTGGAGCAGCCCATCCTGACCAACCGGGACCTGGAAAAGCTGCGCCGCGTGTCGATGGGCGACTTCCTCGCCACCACGCTGCATATGCTCTACCGCGTGGAAGGCGGCGCGAAGGAGCTGGAGCGGTCGCTCGACGGCCTCTGCCGGCGCGCGTCGCTCGCCATCAAGCAGGGCTACACGGTGCTCATTCTCTCCGACCGCGGCATCGACGAGGAGCTGGCGCCGATTCCCTCGCTGCTGGCGCTGTCGGCGGTGCACAATCATCTGGTGCGCGAAGGCACGCGCACGCAGGTCTGTCTGATCATCGAGTCCGGCGAGCCGCGCGAGGTGATGCACTTCTGCCTGCTCATCGGCTACGGCGCTTCGGCCGTCAACCCGTATCTCGCGATTGAAACGCTCGAGAACCTCGCCGAGCGCGGCCTGCTGCCCGAGGGCCTCACCTTCGAGCAGGCCTTGCGCAACTACAAGCAGTCCGTCAAGAAGGGCCTGCTGAAGGTCTTTTCCAAGATGGGCATCTCGACGCTGCAGTCCTACCGCGGCGCGCAGATCTTCGAGGCCATCGGTCTGAGCAGCGCGCTCGTCGAGAAGTACTTCACCGGCACGCCGTCGCGGATCGAGGGCATCGGCATGGACGTCATCGCGGAAGAGGTGCGGCGCAAGCACGCCTTCGCGTTCTCCCCCGTGACCGATTCGGAGACCGAGCTGGATGTCGGCGGCCAGTATCATTACCGTGCGCGCGGCGAGTATCATCTGCTGAATCCGCATACGATCTCGAAGGTCCAGCACGCCATCCGGCTCAACAGCTGGGAGACGTATCAGGAGTTCGCCGAGCACATCAACAACCAGAACCGGCACCTCTGCACGCTGCGCGGGCTGATGGAGTTCAAGTGGGCGGACAAGCCGCTCGACCTGAGCGAAGTCGAGCCTGCCAGCGAGATCGTCAAGCGCTTCGCCACCGGCGCCATGAGCTTCGGCTCGATTTCCAAAGAAGCGCACGAAACGCTGGCCATCGCCATGAACCGCATCGGCGGCAAGTCGAACACGGGCGAGGGCGGCGAGGACGAGGCGCGCTACATTCCTTTGCCCAACGGCGACAGCCTTCGCTCGGCCATCAAGCAGGTGGCCAGCGGGCGGTTCGGCGTCACCACCAACTATCTCGTCAACGCCGACGAGATCCAGATCAAGATCGCGCAGGGCGCCAAGCCGGGCGAAGGCGGGCAGCTGCCCGGACACAAGGTGGACGAAGTGATCGCGCGCGTGCGTCACTCGACCCCGGGCGTCGGGCTCATCTCTCCCCCGCCCCACCACGACATCTACTCGATCGAGGATCTGGCGCAGCTGATCTACGACCTGAAGAACGTCAACCCGCAGGCGCGCATCTCGGTGAAGCTGGTGAGCGAGGTGGGCGTCGGCACGGTGGCGGCGGGCGTGGCCAAGGCGCACGCCGACATGGTGCTCATCTCCGGCGATTCCGGCGGCACGGGAGCGTCTCCGCTGACCTCGATCAAGCACGCGGGCACGCCGTGGGAGCTGGGACTGGCCGAGACGCAGCAGGTGCTCGTCATGAACGACCTGCGCTCGCGCATCCGCGTGCAGACCGACGGCAAGCTGCAGACCGGGCGCGACGTCGCCATCGCCGCGCTGCTCGGCGCCGAGGAGTTCGGCTTCTCCACCATGCCGCTGATCGCCATGGGCTGCATCATGATGCGCAAGTGCCATCTGAACACCTGCCCCGTCGGCATCGCCACGCAGGACCCTGAGCTGCGCAAGAAGTTCCACGGCAAGCCGGAAGACGTGATCCGCTATTTCTTCTTCGTGGCTGAAGAGCTGCGGCAGATCATGGCGAAGCTCGGCTTCCGCACCGTGGACGAGATGGTCGGCCGCGTCGACCGGCTCGAGATGAAGCCCGCCATCGACCACTGGAAGGCCCGCGGCATCGACCTGTCGCAGATCCTCTACAACCCGCCTGCGCCCTCGCGCGTGGCCCGCCGCTGCGTCATCGCGCAGGATCACGGCCTCGAACAGGCGCTCGATCACCGCATCCTCGACCAGGTCCGCCCGTCGATCGAAAGCGGACAGCCCGTGGACCTGCATTTCACGATCAGGAACGTGCACCGCACGGTAGGCGCGATGCTGTCGGGCGAAATCGCGCGGCGGCATGGTTCGCAGGGTCTGCCGGACGACACGATCAGGCTGCGCTTCACGGGCAGCGCGGGCCAGTCGTTCGGCGCGTTCCTCGCCAGAGGCGTGACGCTCGTGCTTGAAGGCGACGCCAACGATTACGTCGGCAAGGGCCTGTCGGGCGGGAAAGTGGTCGTGTTTCCGCCGCGCGGCTCGACGTTCGTTCCGGAAGACAACATCATCGTCGGCAACGTGG
This DNA window, taken from Bryobacteraceae bacterium, encodes the following:
- the gltB gene encoding glutamate synthase translates to MAPMYPDADSRCIPSLPSAQGLYDPRNEHDACGIGFVVNTSGARSHDIILKGIQILLNLTHRGACGCDPETGDGAGVMIQVPHEFFQRECDRLGFALPARGEYGAGLVFLPVEPHPRLICEGIFERIIREEGLHLLGWRDTPVDIEAIGRVARASQPYIEQIFVGRPGGMDQDAFERKLYVVRRRVEREVAASHDLDPRDKAFFYVPSLSSRTIVYKGLLLAPQIPRFFGDLADPDCLSAFCMVHQRFSTNTFPTWQLAHPFRYICHNGEINTVRGNAAWMAARQPILESPLFGPDIKKLFPIIGPGLSDSATLDAVVELLTLSGRSLPHVMAMLIPEAWDADPTMSPEKRAFYEYHASLMEPWDGPAAVAFCDGRMIGATLDRNGLRPARYLVTRDGLLIMASETGVLQIPPEDVACKGRLQPGRMLLVDIEQGRIVPDEEIKSALASRRPYAKWIEEQQIKLENLPEPPRIHLADHDTVLLRQRCFGYTEEDLTRILVPMAEKGEEPVGSMGTDTPLACLSDRPQPLFHYFKQLFAQVTNPPIDPIREELVMSLTSYLGTERNILDETPQHAHTLKLEQPILTNRDLEKLRRVSMGDFLATTLHMLYRVEGGAKELERSLDGLCRRASLAIKQGYTVLILSDRGIDEELAPIPSLLALSAVHNHLVREGTRTQVCLIIESGEPREVMHFCLLIGYGASAVNPYLAIETLENLAERGLLPEGLTFEQALRNYKQSVKKGLLKVFSKMGISTLQSYRGAQIFEAIGLSSALVEKYFTGTPSRIEGIGMDVIAEEVRRKHAFAFSPVTDSETELDVGGQYHYRARGEYHLLNPHTISKVQHAIRLNSWETYQEFAEHINNQNRHLCTLRGLMEFKWADKPLDLSEVEPASEIVKRFATGAMSFGSISKEAHETLAIAMNRIGGKSNTGEGGEDEARYIPLPNGDSLRSAIKQVASGRFGVTTNYLVNADEIQIKIAQGAKPGEGGQLPGHKVDEVIARVRHSTPGVGLISPPPHHDIYSIEDLAQLIYDLKNVNPQARISVKLVSEVGVGTVAAGVAKAHADMVLISGDSGGTGASPLTSIKHAGTPWELGLAETQQVLVMNDLRSRIRVQTDGKLQTGRDVAIAALLGAEEFGFSTMPLIAMGCIMMRKCHLNTCPVGIATQDPELRKKFHGKPEDVIRYFFFVAEELRQIMAKLGFRTVDEMVGRVDRLEMKPAIDHWKARGIDLSQILYNPPAPSRVARRCVIAQDHGLEQALDHRILDQVRPSIESGQPVDLHFTIRNVHRTVGAMLSGEIARRHGSQGLPDDTIRLRFTGSAGQSFGAFLARGVTLVLEGDANDYVGKGLSGGKVVVFPPRGSTFVPEDNIIVGNVVLYGATSGHLFVNGMAGERFAVRNSGATAVVEGVGDHGCEYMTKGLVVVLGRTGKNFAAGMSGGIAYVLDETGDFRRVLCNRASVDLDPMIDPKDVDLVRGLIEQHLKETGSPRAAWILQNWYAMLPHFVKVFPHEYKRVLGVPRASETPRITLTRPVTQQEAVLR